GTTTGAATGTCCCACAACAGGAAGTAGTCTCATCAGCCCTTCATCAGTTTGTGTGTATTTCTTCAAGTCAAACAGCTTCTGAGTATCCTCTGAAGTCATTAACAGAAAGACGAGGGCTGACCATTGTGTGGGAGACAGTACCTCAGAAGAAAGAGTCCCAAACTTCACATAGCTCTGAACTTCTTCCACAAGGGAGTTGTCTCTCAGCTCATTCAGGCAGTAAAACAGATTAATGCTTCTCTCAGGTGAGAGGTTGGACCTGATTTTCTCTTTAAGGTGCTTTATGGTGTCATTGATGTTCATGTCACAAACTCTCATTTCTGGCAGGAGCTTCTTGATTTGTTTCTCGTTAGATTTGATTGACAACCCTAGCAGGAAGCGTAGGAATAAGTCCAGACGGCCTGTCTTACTTTCCAGGGCCTCATTGATCACACTCTTGTGCAGATCTAGAATCGTGTGATGGACAACCCATTTGAACTTCTCAGTAATCCTCCTCAGGACTGGATTTCTGCTGTTGTTTctgtgcacataaaacacatagagaGCAGCAAGGAACTCCTGAATGCTGAGATGCACAAAGCTAAAACACTTCTTTTCCTGCATTTCAAAGTCCAGCTTGAACATTTCTGTGCAGATGCCAGAATACACAGATGCTTCTTGGACATCAATGCCAGACGCCTTTAAGTCCTCCTCATAAAAGATCACATTACCTTTCTGCAACTGCAGAAATGCCAGCCGGCCCAGTTTCAGTACTACGTTATTCTTTTCATGGTACTTCTTCTCAGTCTGCTTGTTCTGAAAGATCAAGAAGCGAGTATACATTCCAGTCAATGTCGAGGGGATCTCCTGATCATCTTGTTGATTGAGCATTTCGTGAAGTACAGTTGCAAGGATCCTACAAAAGACAGGTATGTGGCACATTATGTGGAGGCTTTGGGATGTCTTCATGTGGGCAATGATTTTGTTGGCTTCATGTGGATCACTGATCCTCTTCCTAAAGTACTCCTCCTTCTGTTCATTGGAAAATCCCTGGATTTCTGTGATCTGGTTGAAACACTCAAGGGGAACCCGACTGATCGCAGACGGTCGAGACGTGACCCAAACCAGAGCAGCAGGAATGAGCTCTCCTGCAATTAGATTGGTTATTATGGCATCCAAGGACGTTTGGTGCTGAACATCATTCACAATCTCATTCTTGGTGAAGTTCAGAGGAAAGTGGCTCTCATCAAGCCCATCAAGAATAAAAAGGACCTTACTTTCATCAAAgggaagtgtgtttgtgtacttcACATCCAGAAAGAGGTGACGGAGCAGCTGCATCAGGCTGTATTTGCCACTCAGAAGGTTTAGCTTGCGAAAGGTGAGAGGGAATATGTAATCAATGTCCAGATTGGCCTTCCCCTCAGCCCAGTCTAAGACGAACTTGTCCACAGAGACGGTCTTTCCCACACCAGCAATGCCCAGAGTCAGCACCTTTCTGATATCTGTCCTGTCTTCAGGACGTGCCTTGAAAATGTCACAGTGTTTGATGGCTCTCTGTGTTGTGGCAGAGACCCTATACATTGATTGAATATGTCTCACTTCATGCTCATTGCAGACCCCACCAGTGCCACCCTTTATGATGTAGAGATCTGTGTAAATGTCATCCAGATATAAGGAAGGGTTGTCCAATGAGGGCTCTTCATGAATCAAGCCATGTTTTATCTTGAGTGAGGATTTTAACTTCTCACGGACTCGCTTGTGATCTGCAGCTgaaatagcaaaaaaaaaatcatattcATTAAATTTTTTGTACCTCATTGTAAAAAAGGCTAAACTCATAATTGTTTAGAATGTACATTTAATTTGTATGTTAGAATTGATAAATTAGTCATTACAGACTGACATGACATCTATTTGATGGTCAAGTGCTTAAACATATCAACAAATGTCAGATTAAGTTGATAGGTATAACGCTGACAAGTCATTTATGATGGAGAAGACAGAGTAAGCTAACGTTCGGGTTTCTAATCAAGTGATTCCCAGGTGTTGCAAATTTGCAAGTAACAAGCATTAAATTACATCACAGCTGTGAAGACTTAGACCTTTTCCCTTGCAAATGCTGGTTGTGGACTTCCCAGAGCTCCTTAGTTGGTCTGCAAGTTTGTTCTGGTTcatttttgtcagaatgtgtaccATCATTTCTAAAGCGCCTGTTTCACTGTAGCTTTCACACATGGTGTCCACGATACTTTCAGAGCTTGTGCTTTCCAGGCGAGCCTTGGGTATGGGAGGAAAGTCTGGAAGCTGAGTGTGCTGAAGATGCCACCGAAACCTCTTCAGGTCCTTACTGAGCAGCTCCTCTAAAGTTCTGAGCAGGAGCTCAGGAATGGACACCATCCTGGACAGCACCAAACGCAGGAAGAAAATGGGAGTTATGCACAGCACATGTTTAACGCACCTACAGTCAGGGTCCAAAagaatgctcacacacacctcacacacacgctccaatTCACCTGCTTCGGTTCCAAAAGgatttcttaatcagaggtgtTAAAGAATGAACAGTAAACTGTGGAATGCTGCGGCCCCCTGTGGCACCACTGCAGGTGAGCTGTGAGAGGAAGCTTCTCTCTGATGCTGTCAACCTGTTCCTGTAGATCTGCAGACTGTTTTTTAAGAGTTGAAATATGAAGGGTATGAGTGGGAGCAGTGCTTGGATGTGGGTGTGAGAGTGAATGCGTACTATAATTTTAAAAAGGTACATGAATATCAGGAAATGGACAAAACTTTACTAGATAAATCAGTAGGTGATGTTATGGAAATATGCAGTCCTGATTCTGCACCTTCTTTGATGTTTTAAAGAGTTTTGAATTTTATCTGCTTGCAGTGTTATCAGGGGCTGTTTGTGGTGTTAGTGGAGAGTGTTTTGCAGTGTTTACATTGTGCACATATCAAAGCTCTTTGCAAACTTTACTGTGGTTTGGGCTTCCTGTGGTTCATCATTCTCTTATGACATGTCTCTTCATGTTTCTTGTAAAATCCTCATAGAGAGTTCAGTTTGTGATTTGAACACAGGGGGTCTCAAATTGTTACTGATTCTAAATGAAATTCTCATTGGCTGAATGTCAGGCAATTATAAACTAGTTTGTGACTTCTCTCCTAGACGTGTTGTTACTAAATGTGCCTCTTTGTTGAGATTAATTAATGTGATGTTGCCCTGTATATAATAGGTGTTATCACCTGGGAACATTGTTAAACAGGACATTTCAGCCAGAGATGCTTCATCAAGCAAAGCTGCACAGTTCttggacctctgtccaaaacctAGTTTTTACTACACTTCCATTTTTCTACTCCATCTTTAACTATAGTACATTGTTATTAGTCCAAGTCAACTTTAAAGTCCCTTTTGAATACTGCCATGCAGAGTGTGCAAAAAATTGTAAAAACAATATTTAAAAATCTTTTTACTTGACCACCCATAGTGTTGCAGTGGATAAAAAATAATGTTATTATGGATGACAGCATGACTTACCTGTATCTGTTATACCCAGATCAGCAGGAACCTTTGAAACAGTCAATGTTGCTCCTGGCTTGCATGTGTGCAAGTGTGCAGGTTTGTAAGGTTGGTCATGAAGACCTGATGACAGCCACAAAGACCTCATGTGATGTAGTTTCCCTTTCACCACAGCTAAAGGAAGCTGCTGCTGCTTTCTGTTGTGGATGTAAACGATCACTTCAGATGATGTGAAAAGATGCCCCTGTGCCTGCCTTCATGTGTTTTTCTTTACATTTGCTGTATTTCTTATGACGTTGATTACAGCTCAGTGGTTTGTGCATGTTGTAAGTGACTCTGCCCATGACACAAGTAAACACCAACCCAGCCATATGACTTTCTGTGACATATAAACCAGTTGTTGAATTAAATTCTCACAATTTTCTACTTTCTGTAAACCTGGGGATAATGCTttccttttacatatgaaaacagTAAATATGTACTATGTGTTACATCAAGTAAATGCTCCAGTACAGTATATGGGTATATGGGTGAATGGGACATTGTGGCGAGGTCTACTTGTGTGTACcaggtctactgccatcttctggtgaaatataaaatagcaggtattttatttttttattattttatttagaaaaTAGCGGGTGCTGGCGGGCTGCATATTACTGATTTTATGGCACCGGCTGCGGTATGGTGGAAGCTTGAACGCTGGACATATTTGGCCCGTGGCCCGACTTTGGACATGTCTGGTATACAGTATATCAATGTAGTTCAACATGGCTTACCTGTAGGTGGCAGTATATACATTAATACCACTATTACCCTGTTTCATGATGTTTTCATATTTAAGAAGTTCATATACAGATTTTCTGTCCTCTTGATAACCTACAGCTTCCTTAGAAACATTCACTGTTAGAAATAACTAAATAGAATATTAATTGCAGTTACAATCTAATCATATTCGCTAAAGTTTGCACATTGCATGGGTAGCATGTTGACGGGTTAtgaacagaggtgggtagagtattcaacaattttactcaagtaaaagtactgttacttgaaccaaatgttactcaagtaaaggtaaaagtatgcatccaaaaatttacttgagtaaaagtaaaaaagtactttgattaaaagctactcaagtagtgagtaaatgcatgagtactgtctcgtgtcaataaattacatcatgggaaattgaattactggaaacaatgacttaatgataacaaaaagaatgtattataaataaatataatatataaaaaaaaatattataaataatatgtatttttgtttgttcctaattattagacctgtgtaactttaatgtgttccacaaaggcactaactgatgagactgtcagccaatacgtgtagctacaaattgacgccaactgaatcaatttgtagcaaacttagtcatcatatattgctagtgtgtacactcggagtgtgaactggtttttagtattgcactgcgttacatttaataattacatcatacaagcgttatgcctcagagatatagcattacacaaaattatacattcGGCAAACTTATcacatcgtgtttcctcaaatttgatgtcgagttcttgtaggctgaaatgtccacacatttggcagacacaactttacacgtttgtaatgtgaacattggctgtatgaggtcagggatgctcgggaggtttttctgtcaccatACTGTCTTGCTActgtggagaaagtttgcgtatgtgatcacgtgactgaccggcttcatttgattggtcactcatactccgGTGcggagacgttggtcagtcttctcactgaaaagacgaattatttacaaaacgaaagtaacggtagcgcgcggcacaaatccgattgtaacggagcaaaagtcgcgtttttctcagcacatatttactcaagtaaaagtagaagtcgttcatattaaaactactcttacaagcacatttttgtccaaaaagctacttgagtaaatgtaacagagtaaatgtaacgcgttcctacccacctctggttatGAATCAGAATCACTTTATTTCGCCAAGTATGTGGCACATACAAGGAATTTGTCTTGGTGTTGGCCCACAAGTAAGACTTGACACATACTAGACGACAAGACAACACACAGACTATACAAGAGATATATACAGAATAGATATGTAATAAATATGCTATGAACAGTTGTACagttgtatttacagtaattaaCAGTAAAATTCCAAGGGGTGGTATAATATATTGCACAAATGCTGTTTGACCGAAAATGTCATCATGTCCATTGAGTGCTGTCGATTCGCGGggttttaatcacattatttaatggtggtttattttcaaaacgcccaatcttaacgtcttcacgttctctcatgtatcgtcctggaattactgtaatacaagagaactgttcagtcagacagttaTTTGTTGttaaacgaagtagttacactttcaagcatttccaagtactttagcctaaattccagcactttcaaacctgaaacacaaagcaacattaaaattcgtcaagtaaatgttcattcccctgtttttgaggagtgtttctttatactaccacatatcgtttcagagtatgggaggtatttcctgccaataataaaactaaaatgaaaacactaaaatgaaaatgaaaataccgttttgccatttctttttccatacatgtgtgaaaatattatgacaaaattaaaaataaaatgaaatcacttaatttgcaatttaatttttcactcgagcacaggtcatatgtgacaaatataaaatgaaaattaaaaaggaggattggcgctacctgctggtgattttctttttcattttccacttttcattttctttttccacttttcattttcgttttcaacttcaccagcatgcaaatacatgtaaatgaacagtaggtggagctacaactacagtacctcccgtgaaatccagagagggcagcacacagcgacatggctgacgttttactagaaacggcaaatgagattgtgaggttggcgaattgccagattatatattgcttagatgtgaagtaatctTGCAGGTTAATAGTGTTGTATGTCGAAATATATGTGAAGTGGTAGAACGCTTAGGGTCTGGATCGgggaccatggaaaaccgcCCAGTGCGAGGTCGGCCTAGGTTGGACGTTGCCGCAGAGACaacgctgaagttggttacttattcgcagtttcagattcgtttggctacttattcgcagctccttattcggttcacgatgcgtgtttactgcgcactttgtttaaaagagatagattaaacaaacgagcataggaggctaggagcatacattaagaggttattgtttcccatactgattttgtgaatgtagaaaaaaatattaaaatataaggaaagcattcctttttgtaaaatggtttatatttcaagtcgttacaattgtatgtaatttgtacatgattatggaattcgtcagcatttctaacgtaaggaaacatattcttagatttgaaaactaaaaacacagaaatgctgttctagaacacaaatcaaTCGGAAGAAGATATACAAGCACACAACATGGTATATTGAGCAGTGAACGAATTTACAGGGGAAGGTTCAGTATGGAGGGTTATTTGTGacaatattatataaataaatgaacaaagaaataattgtttaaaacgttaaataaatatttaaaatgagatttaattaattaaattatttaaatatggAAAGGAAGCATAAATAATTTTATGTAATTAAATTCATCGTTAGTTGATTGTGATATTTGTATTTCATTAATTGTTTaacttaaataatttaattaattatttcattatttatttcattatttcaagCGCGTCGTCGAACCATGAAATAATTAAATCTGTCAACATCAGCCATCAAACTCAGTGGGCGGGCCTAACTCCGATCGATGCAGGTTGATTGCTCTggcctgtgtgagtgttttctCAGCATGGTGGCTCTCGACATGGATCTGCAGGACATTTCTCAGGAGTTCGTTAGAACTATCTTACAGCTAGCGGAGGAAATTGaatcaggggctgcagccccaGACTCTGTCACTGATCAAATACACGACTTTATAGAAGTGTTAGGGCTgctttctgctctctctcaccaAAATATAGACTACAGGGTAACTGCAAACTTTGAAGAAGTGCTCCAGCGCTTCTCCATCCAACCACAGCAAACTACAGCAGGCCCAGGTCGCCCAGCCTTTCACATCCCCAGCGGAATGCTGGAGCACCATGTTCTCTGTGGAGTAACAGCTCCTGAAATCGCAGATATGTATGGAGTGTCTGAGAGGACCATCAGGAGACACATGGAACAGAACGGAATACGGTGGGTAACCAATCATTTGTTCCATATAAATTTCCCTAATTTCCCTAATGTAGCATCATCTAgttcaggtatcaccaaatggcggaccgcggtccggatccggacccgaacgccgtcctgtccggacccaatcacattcctgattaactggatacggacccaaatgcggaaatttaacgggagactatattttaaaccggagaatttattttcagacgagtgttacgttcaccacccatttgagtgttacgttcaccaccgcccccccccccccccccccgctcaacaactttcgttcgccaccgcggacccggacctaaggtctgagctatctgccaaaaatggaccgcggaaagatttaattgattacccctgatctagttctaactaaagtactgaaagtaCTAGCTAGGTCAGTGTAACGTTTGTCAGTGTAACGTATATTTTTGCACCCAATTTTCTCAAACGGTCAGAAAACTGAACTGATAAACGTTACACTGACCTTACTACTATATGAAAACAGTTTATCATGGCTTTAATATACTAAAACATTGAGCTATGAACACCAAACTTAACTTGTTTATTACTCTTCATTCATACTGTCTACTGCTGTAAAGATGAACATGTACAATTGTAAAGTATATTGTATAGAGATATCCCTTTCCCATCATATATGACTTTGCTCAATGCTTTTGTTTGCTGCAGAAAGACAGACCTCTATTCACCACTCACTAATGAAGAGCTGGACTACATTGTAACTGATGTCCACAGAAGCCACCCAAACACGGGCTACAAGCTAATGcatggtcttctgaaagccagAGGTATACGTGTTCCAAGTAAGTGTGTAGAGAGACATTGTATTGGATGGGATTTAATGCTATCTAGCTGTGTAAAGAATGAAGAGAGCACTGCAATGGTTTTAATGTTCTGGCTGATATATACAGCTGTTTAGAGAATGAAGAGAGCGCTGTGTGTGAAAGACTGCCCTGCCAAAAATCCAGCTCACGCCCAGCTTGTCATCCACAAAAACATAGCCTATGCTGGTAAAGAGCTAGTTTTTTATTGGGTGTCCAGCTGGACGTgggctggatttttttttttagaagggTAGTGGCGAGCAAGCCAAGGTGCATGAAAGCTGTGATTAAATATCAGGGTTATTCCACCAAATATTGATTAGTGAACTCATCCAAAGTTAAAACATTACTATTGTTATTTCTAAATGAATATGAACTTGTTTTCTTTGCATTATTTGAGCTCTGAAAGTATTGCATCTTTtccttatttttatatttcatattttcTGCAGAAAATGCTctaaatgaaaatattttcatttggaATTTTAGAGAAATATTGTCAGCAGTATATAGAATGAACCAATAATGTTCATTTTACTCACATACATCACTTGCAATGGTCTCTTAATTTTTTTCCAGAGTGGTATGTGTTTTTCAGCTATATTTCTTTTCAGTCTCAAGGTTGAGAGAGTCTTTTCGCAGAGTTGATGCAGAGGGTGTGTGCATGAGACGTCTACGGTTGCATACACTAAGACGACGGCAGTATTCTGTGCCTGGCCCAAATTACTTATGGCACATCGACGGTAACCATAAGCTCATAAGGTATCAGTAATACTGGCAGAAAGAAAAATCTATGTACAGATATGTGTACAACATTGTGAGTTAGCTAACCTGTTCACAATTGTCTCTTTCATACAGATGGAGGTTTGTGGTCCATGGAGGGGTGGATGGATTCAGTCGCTTGGTGGTTTACCTTACTGTGGCTGGCAATAACAGAGCAAACACAGTCTTACAGAGCTTTCTCACAGCTGTTGATGAGTATGGATTGCCATCAAGGGTACGATCTGATAAAGGTGGGGAGAATGCAGACGTTGCAGAATTTATGATCAGGAGCAGAGGTACCAACAGAAATTCCCACATCACCGGCAGAAGTGTTCATAATCAACGGTAAATTCACTTGCCTTACATTATAGTGTTAATTGATTGTACAAGAGAAGATATACAATCCAGGTTATGTCTTTCTTACAGAATAGAAAGGTTGTGGAGGGATGTTTATGAGCATGCTCTAGACCTCTTCTACCAGATCTTTGTCTCTTTGGAAGATCAGTCAGCACTTCACCCTGACAATGAACTCTATCTATTTGCCTTGCATTGGATCTTCCTACCACAAATACAGAGGCATCTCAAGTCTTTCAGAGATGCTTGGAACTTCCATGGCCTTAGAACTGAAAGGGGTCAGTCACCAGAACAACTCTGGAGAAGATACAGAGAGCAAACTCCCACAGAGGACTTAACCGAGGTATGTATTCATTGAGAAGTCAAtattttaatgtaattaaaCATTCTGCATGCGTGCATTTCAaacatttgcttatattttttacTGAAAAACTAGCTGGTTTGTTACTGCAACAGTAGGTATTATACACTGACTGGTCATTAAGTACGTTATCTTTGCTTCTACGATGAGCATTGGATACTGTAAGA
The genomic region above belongs to Brachyhypopomus gauderio isolate BG-103 unplaced genomic scaffold, BGAUD_0.2 sc44, whole genome shotgun sequence and contains:
- the LOC143486123 gene encoding protein NLRC3-like; its protein translation is MVSIPELLLRTLEELLSKDLKRFRWHLQHTQLPDFPPIPKARLESTSSESIVDTMCESYSETGALEMMVHILTKMNQNKLADQLRSSGKSTTSICKGKAADHKRVREKLKSSLKIKHGLIHEEPSLDNPSLYLDDIYTDLYIIKGGTGGVCNEHEVRHIQSMYRVSATTQRAIKHCDIFKARPEDRTDIRKVLTLGIAGVGKTVSVDKFVLDWAEGKANLDIDYIFPLTFRKLNLLSGKYSLMQLLRHLFLDVKYTNTLPFDESKVLFILDGLDESHFPLNFTKNEIVNDVQHQTSLDAIITNLIAGELIPAALVWVTSRPSAISRVPLECFNQITEIQGFSNEQKEEYFRKRISDPHEANKIIAHMKTSQSLHIMCHIPVFCRILATVLHEMLNQQDDQEIPSTLTGMYTRFLIFQNKQTEKKYHEKNNVVLKLGRLAFLQLQKGNVIFYEEDLKASGIDVQEASVYSGICTEMFKLDFEMQEKKCFSFVHLSIQEFLAALYVFYVHRNNSRNPVLRRITEKFKWVVHHTILDLHKSVINEALESKTGRLDLFLRFLLGLSIKSNEKQIKKLLPEMRVCDMNINDTIKHLKEKIRSNLSPERSINLFYCLNELRDNSLVEEVQSYVKFGTLSSEVLSPTQWSALVFLLMTSEDTQKLFDLKKYTQTDEGLMRLLPVVGHSNHSLLDRCNLTEASCEGLASVISTSSYLRHLDLTNNDLGDSGVKKLSDGLKSPQCKLEMLRLSGCLITEEGCSALAEALVSNPSHLKELDLSYNNPGEFGVQLLSARQHDPNCKLEKLR
- the LOC143486132 gene encoding uncharacterized protein LOC143486132 → MQVDCSGLCECFLSMVALDMDLQDISQEFVRTILQLAEEIESGAAAPDSVTDQIHDFIEVLGLLSALSHQNIDYRVTANFEEVLQRFSIQPQQTTAGPGRPAFHIPSGMLEHHVLCGVTAPEIADMYGVSERTIRRHMEQNGIRKTDLYSPLTNEELDYIVTDVHRSHPNTGYKLMHGLLKARGIRVPISRLRESFRRVDAEGVCMRRLRLHTLRRRQYSVPGPNYLWHIDGNHKLIRWRFVVHGGVDGFSRLVVYLTVAGNNRANTVLQSFLTAVDEYGLPSRVRSDKGGENADVAEFMIRSRGTNRNSHITGRSVHNQRIERLWRDVYEHALDLFYQIFVSLEDQSALHPDNELYLFALHWIFLPQIQRHLKSFRDAWNFHGLRTERGQSPEQLWRRYREQTPTEDLTEVNEDYGIDWNGPHTLLDNTVSVPEIQLRRELTDDELASLPVPGGPLDRTIGMYLETVQILSRIIGD